The following coding sequences are from one Rutidosis leptorrhynchoides isolate AG116_Rl617_1_P2 chromosome 11, CSIRO_AGI_Rlap_v1, whole genome shotgun sequence window:
- the LOC139875140 gene encoding F-box/FBD/LRR-repeat protein At1g13570-like, translating to MVNSPLGDADKKEQRKIPFSIISKNLSRWLPNKANSLKILRIVNINFGDLDQLQGALRMLRNSPDIEQLHLMNLLTTRHMHFDVTPASSYLEASNCLGQTLNQLKTIEITRVDGSRPVLLFIKLLLAHSPTLEKMSIQPNVTDVHERLNSKHVMQFPRASSKAELLYLNL from the exons ATGGTTAATTCCCCTCTGGGTGATGCCGACAAAAAAGAACAAAGAAAAATACCGTTCTCTATCATATCAA AAAATTTATCTAGGTGGCTTCCAAACAAGGCTAATAGTTTAAAGATTCTTAGGATTGTAAACATCAACTTTGGTGATctggatcaacttcaaggtgctctTCGTATGCTTCGAAACTCACCTGACATTGAACAACTTCATTTGATGAATTTGCTGACG ACTCGGCACATGCATTTTGATGTGACACCGGCATCCAGTTATTTGGAAGCATCAAACTGTTTGGGCCAGACATTGAATCAGTTGAAAACTATAGAAATCACACGTGTAGATGGATCGAGACCCGTGTTGCTCTTTATAAAGCTTTTACTTGCTCATTCTCCCACTCTTGAAAAAATGTCGATCCAACCTAATGTAACTGATGTTCATGAAAGACTCAATAGTAAACATGTTATGCAGTTTCCACGAGCTTCCTCGAAAGCAGAGCTTCTCTATTTAAATCTGTAG